A single region of the Mercenaria mercenaria strain notata chromosome 6, MADL_Memer_1, whole genome shotgun sequence genome encodes:
- the LOC128558019 gene encoding uncharacterized protein K02A2.6-like yields the protein MCNQAFVDIKTGPLGKQISFKIDTGAQCTHEPSAQTKYVEFHVVDTQSPPLFGFQTSIDFGLVKLAHAVTSNYVSSPLNKTAVLNEYSQVFKGIGSIPGQCSIYLKHDAKPVVHPPRRIPVALRDKCKKELDKMEKLGVITKVSEPTEWVNSMVTVQKKSGDLRIVLDPGDLNRNIQRPYHPTKTLDDILPQLNGATFFTKLDARSGYWAMHLTEKSSMLTTFNTIFGRYRYLRLPMGISSAMDLFQKKIDEIFEGLPGVAAIVDDI from the exons ATGTGCAATCAGGCATTTGTGGATATTAAAACTGGACCTCTTGGGAAACAAATTTCTTTCAAGATAGACACTGGCGCACAG TGTACCCATGAACCTTCTGCACAGACCAAGTATGTAGAATTTCATGTAGTAGACACCCAGTCACCACCCTTGTTTGGTTTTCAGACTTCCATAGATTTTGGCCTAGTTAAACTCGCACATGCTGTCACTTCCAATTATGTATCCTCCCCGCTTAACAAAACAGCAGTGCTGAATGAATATTCTCAGGTTTTTAAGGGCATTGGCTCTATTCCAGGGCAATGTTCTATTTATCTGAAACATGATGCTAAACCTGTGGTTCATCCTCCACGTAGGATTCCTGTTGCATTACGAGATAAATGCAAGAAGGAGCTTGATAAGATGGAGAAATTGGGGGTCATTACAAAAGTAAGTGAGCCTACTGAGTGGGTCAATTCAATGGTGACAGTACAGAAAAAATCAGGTGACTTGCGAATAGTACTTGATCCGGGTGACTTGAACAGAAACATTCAACGTCCTTATCATCCGACAAAAACACTGGATGACATACTTCCCCAGCTAAACGGtgctacattttttacaaaattagacGCTAGGTCAGGTTACTGGGCCATGCATTTGACAGAGAAGTCTTCCATGTTGACTACATTCAATACCATATTTGGGAGGTACAGGTATCTGAGGCTTCCAATGGGTATTTCGTCTGCGATGGATCTGTTCCAAAAGAAAATAGACGAAATATTTGAGGGTCTCCCAGGGGTAGCTGCCATAGTAGACGATATTTAG